A window of Castanea sativa cultivar Marrone di Chiusa Pesio chromosome 1, ASM4071231v1 contains these coding sequences:
- the LOC142636041 gene encoding endochitinase-like — MKLFTLILFLAPFLLGCNGDVSSLINSSLFESMLKHRNDQRCKSNGFYTYNAFITAAQSFGAFGTTGDVATRKRELAAFFGQTSHCTTGGWPKAPDGPYAWGYCFIREVNNQSAAGDKYYGRGPIQLSYDYNYKQAGKAIGFDLLKNPDLVATDPVISFKTAIWFWMTPQGKKPSSHDVIIGNWTPSPADTAVGRKSGYGVITNIINGGNECGHGYNDRVFDRIGFYKYYSNMLGVDYGTNLDCYNQTPFA; from the exons atgaagctcTTTACTTTGATACTTTTCTTAGCTCCCTTCTTGCTTGGTTGTAATGGCGATGTTAGCAGCCTCATCAACTCGTCTCTTTTTGAAAGTATGCTTAAACATCGAAACGATCAAAGATGTAAAAGTAATGGATTCTACACTTACAATGCTTTCATAACTGCTGCCCAATCTTTCGGTGCCTTTGGCACAACTGGTGATGTTGCTACGCGTAAAAGGGAGCTTGCGGCTTTCTTTGGTCAAACCTCTCACTGCACCACAG GAGGGTGGCCTAAAGCACCTGATGGACCATATGCATGGGGATATTGCTTTATTAGGGAAGTTAACAACCAATCCGCGGCCGGAGATAAATATTATGGTCGAGGACCTATCCAACTTTCCTA CGACTACAACTACAAGCAAGCAGGAAAAGCCATTGGATTCGATCTCTTAAAAAATCCAGATCTTGTAGCCACAGACCCCGTCATATCATTCAAGACGGccatatggttttggatgaccCCACAAGGAAAGAAACCATCTAGCCACGATGTCATCATTGGAAATTGGACACCCTCCCCTGCTGACACTGCAGTTGGTCGAAAATCAGGTTATGGTGTAATCACCAACATTATCAATGGTGGGAACGAGTGTGGCCATGGTTATAATGATAGAGTGTTTGATAGGATTGGTTTCTATAAGTATTACTCCAACATGTTGGGAGTAGACTATGGGACGAACTTAGATTGCTATAATCAAACGCCTTTTGCCTAA